The genome window GTGTGGACAACCGGTTATCAGAATGATTTTGCACAAAACACATATCGTGTTGAACAGTCGAAGGTAGCAGAGCGTCCGCTTAATGTTGATGTAACCGGGCATTCGTTTTTCTGGCATGGTAAACATAAATGGCGTCTCGGCAATGTGGATGGTGAAGCAAAACCGGCACAACAGCTTATTGCAGAAGGGAAAAAATCCATCCCTTCGGAAACGGTTCCGGGGTGGTTGCCGGCTGTTACCGGTATGGGAGCTGAGCATCCTTCAACACCGGGCAACGGAGTTGCAATCACAATGAATAACTGGTTGGGGGCTATGGTTCGTCTTTCTGAATACACCGGCGATCGTTTCTTTGAAACACAAGCCAGAAATGCGATTATAGGCAGATATCAAAATTATCCAGGTTACTATGTGAGCCGTTATATGACGCATCACATGCATGAGAATTATCCGTATGAAGGTCCGGATTTTACATCAGTTTACTGGCATCACATTCCTGTGTATTTGTCTATGGTTGAGGATTTCTTAATCAACGAAGCGTGGGCAAAATCAAACAGAAATATTGATTTTCCCGCGCTCTATCAGAAAGGATACGCATACTTTTATTCCTATCAATTCGGTCAGGCGCCCGGTAAATTCTATACAGAGGATGATGTATGGCTTTGGCTGAAAGAAGGTGTGGTTGAACCTGATAATATCAATATTGATTATATTACTGCAAGAAAAGATGGCGTGCTTTGCATTGCGCTTATGAACGAAGATAATGCCGAAGTTAGCACTACTGTTAAATTGGGTAAAGAAGTTGGTGAAAATATCAACACAACGGCAGTTCTTTTGGATGCAGACGGAAATGCATCTGAAATTTCTGTTGTAAACAGTCAGTTTACTGTAAATGTTCCGTCTAAAGGTATTAAGAGTGTAATCATCAAAGGGGTAGATTCTGTTAAAAAACCGGCTTTTGCGAAAGAGTATGTTTACTCTACACAGATAGGACAAACAGTGTCTGCACATACCAATGGTTATGGATATGTAATCCAACCTACTGCGGATAAATACTGGGCATACATATATATTACCGATATGCATGAAGCGGATGCTGTTGCAACGCTTACCTATACAGTTGACGGCAAAACCCAAACGCTTACCGATACAACACAAGGCTATGAATGGCTTGTAAAAGTTGAAAATCCTGATAGCGAATTTACATATACTGTAGATGTAATAAAGGGCGATGGTACAAAAGTAAGCTACGGTGGCGGCACACTTAAGGCTTTGGAAAGTACGGATGTCGAGGAGAAAGTAACGGTTGGGAAATCTTCTGTTCCTGTAGCAGGCACAACAGGTACTACAGCTGCGATAAATAAGCTTGTTTTCAAACCATTTGATTTTAAATATTCTACACAAGGCTCAAGCGGGACAAAGTTCCGATTCGTTTGCAGATTGGATAGTTTTCCGTTTGAAGTGACCGAAAACAGCTTAACAGGACTAAAACTTTCGGGTACATTCATTGACGGAGATAAAAAAATTCCTTTTGAAGGATATGTTCTCGGCAATGAAATGAGAAACAACAATGCAACTGTTGTGATTATATCTGAAACAGCTGATGTTAAGGCATCCGATTACAAGACAGGTACCGACAGGAATCATGTGTTTGATTTGCAGATGCTTCCACAGCAACAATAAAGGAGAATAAGAAATGTTAGCGAAAACACCACCTATGGGTTGGAACACATGGAATACTTTTGCAAATAATATAAACGAGCAGTTGATTAGAGAAACGGCAGACCTTTTTGTTGAGTTTGGATATAAGGATTGCGGTTATGAGTATATCGTTATTGATGACTGCTGGGCTGAAAAACAGCGTGACGAAAACGGGCTTTTGGTTCCTGATAAAGAGAAATTCCCAAACGGCATCAAAGCTGTATGTGATTATGTACACAGCAAGGGTTTGAAGTTTGGTATCTATTCTTGTGCAGGTATTCGTACCTGTGCAGATTATCCGGGAAGTTTCGGACATGAATTTTCAGATGCAAAACAGTTTGCTGAATGGGAAGTTGATTTTCTGAAATATGATTATTGCAATGTTCCGGGATATATTAATGCCGAAATTGCTTATGCAACTATGAGCATGGCTCTTAAAGCTTCAGGAAGAGAAATTCTTTTTTCTGCCTGTAATCATGGCAAAGAAAATCCTTGGAACTGGATGCGTTCGATAGGTGCACACATGTACCGTTCAACACGGGATATTTTGGACAATTTTGTTTCGTATCATGATATTGCTGAAAGTCAGATTGATAAGCTTTCCATGTCCTCAACAGGTTGCTGGAATGATTTGGATATGCTGATTGTTGGTATGCATGGCAAAGGGCATGTTGGTATTGAAGATGGGTGTACTGAGGAGGAATATAAAACACATTTTGCTCTATGGTGCCTGTTTAATACGCCTTTAATGATTGGCGGAGATATTCGTGCATTAAGTGAAAATTATAAGAAGCTCCTGCAAAACAAACATCTTATTGCCATCAATCAAGATAAAGAGGGAAGACCGCCTTTTGATATTAACAACTCTTATTTTAATACATACGACACCAAAATTTTCTTTAAACATCTTTCGAATAATGAATTTGCAATAGGCATGTTTAATTTTTCAGAGCATGATAAAGAACTGACGGCAACATTCCATAGTGCCGGTTTGCCTTATTACACAAACATAGGTTTTGAATTGATTGATGTTTTTTCAGGTGAAAACTTAGGTGTATATAAGGATAGTTACACCAGATATATTCCGTCTCACGGCTGTGCAGTGCTTAGGTGTAAATTTGCTGAATAATCAACTTGAAACCATAGACATTCAAAGTTTCCGTGTAACGCGGACAGATATGTTAAACAAATTTTTAAAGTATAGAGGCGTAAAAAAGAGTGGTGCACCCCCTTTTTGATTTGCACCCTCCGGGTGAAACGATTCTTTGAATTGAACTAAATATGTTAATTCTGCATCGTTTCTTCTTTATTTAAAGGCGTTGCCGAATCGTACAATAAAATGAATTTGTACTGAAAATGAGTATAGTTTGAATAAAAAAACAATCGAACCGGATGTGTTCGATTGTTTTTTATATTATTGGCTTTGTTTAGCGAAAAACATGCTTTATGCTTTGTTGGGTGTACGATTATTTGCGTAAGAGTGGGGGTGGACATTGTTATGTCTCACGGAATCAAGACTTTTCTGACAATAATGATATTTGAAACCGCACCTTTTAAAATGAAACCATAATTACTTAAATGAAACCGCACCTTTAAAAATGAAACCGTATTTTTGAATTTGAAACCATACGGGTTAAAGATGAAACTTTCTATTAAAGTTGTGGTCTTTACCCAAACGAAAAGCCCCACCATATCGGTGGGGTTGTTCGTTTGTTAAGAAAAGAAGGATTCGAACCTTGAGAAGGCACGAGGCGAGAAACAAAACAGTCCAGTGGACTGTTTTGGCGACGAGTGTTGCGCAGACGGGTACTGCGAGCAAAGCGGAGCGGTCGTCAAGCAGAGCAGATGCGAAGCATATGCCATCCTGTCGAGTGCGCCATAACGGAATACTCACTTTGATAGAAAGTGGGTATTCTTTTTTTTGCTCAAAATTCCTTTATTTCAAGGGATTTGTGGCACTTTCAATGATTTTAAAACGGTGCAAACTGAGCTGGATTCGTTGCTTTTTCCATTCCGGTTTACAAAAACAGACACACACTCTTCAGCACACTTCAAATTTATGGAGATATTATTGAAGGGTGTTTTGCTTTAGAAAAATTAATTAGCTGTTGAAATACTAATAAAAATATGGTAAAATTAAATTGAAATCTATACTATGAGACGAGATATTAGCGGTAAAACAAAAAAACTTTACTTTTTAAATGAAGTTTGTTATAATACTATAAAAGAAAATTTTTAGAAGGGGAAGCTATGGTACAAAAGCTGACAATAAAACAAATTGCTGATATGGTGGGGGTGTCGGTTGCCGCTGTTTCGTACGCTTTAAATGGGAAAAAAGGCATCAGTGACGAAACTCGCGAACGGATACTTGATGTTGTTAATAATACTAATTATACTCCGAATGTTAATTCGAGAAGGTTAATTCTGCAACGTAGTTTCAATATCTTGCTTGTGATTGACTCTGAAGATTCTCCGTTTAATAATTTCTTTTATGTGGAAGTTATAAATTCTATTGTTGAGCATTGTACTGCTGCCGGGTATAATACTGTATTAGTAAAGTTGACAGATGACTTTGACTCATCAATATTGAAAAATACGCTCCTACAGCACAATGCTGACGGAATTATATTTTTATGTGATATCAGTGATGAGCTTCGGGGAAATATCAGCAAATTGGGAGCACCTTTTGTCGTTGTCGATTCGCAAAGAAAGGAACCACCTTATCCCAGTGTTTATGCTGATTACTCTAAAGCATCATATTGTGCGGTAAAGTATCTGATAGAAAGCGGACATAAGAATGTAGCTATGCTTGATTCAGGAGATGTTCCGGAATATTTCATGTGTACACTTGAAGGCTACAAGCAAGCATTGTCAGAAAGTGGTATTGCATTTAATTCTGATTGGGTTAAGTCAGGGATTTCTGCAGAAACCGATATGCAAATTTTTATGGAAAAAATCACCGGAAAATCTGATGCGCCTACGGCAATATTTTGCTCGAGCGATTTTGTGGCAATTAATGTGATGAATTATCTTCAGAGGAGAGGGTATGTGTTGCCGGATGATTTTTCAGTATGCAGTATAGACGATATTGTTTTGGCGAGATATCATTTTCCCGCACTTACTACAGTTAAAATTGATAAAGTATCAATGGGTAAACTGGCTGTGGAAATGCTTGATAAAATAATCAACGAAGAAGAAACAAA of Clostridia bacterium contains these proteins:
- a CDS encoding glycoside hydrolase family 27 protein → MLAKTPPMGWNTWNTFANNINEQLIRETADLFVEFGYKDCGYEYIVIDDCWAEKQRDENGLLVPDKEKFPNGIKAVCDYVHSKGLKFGIYSCAGIRTCADYPGSFGHEFSDAKQFAEWEVDFLKYDYCNVPGYINAEIAYATMSMALKASGREILFSACNHGKENPWNWMRSIGAHMYRSTRDILDNFVSYHDIAESQIDKLSMSSTGCWNDLDMLIVGMHGKGHVGIEDGCTEEEYKTHFALWCLFNTPLMIGGDIRALSENYKKLLQNKHLIAINQDKEGRPPFDINNSYFNTYDTKIFFKHLSNNEFAIGMFNFSEHDKELTATFHSAGLPYYTNIGFELIDVFSGENLGVYKDSYTRYIPSHGCAVLRCKFAE
- a CDS encoding LacI family DNA-binding transcriptional regulator; the encoded protein is MVQKLTIKQIADMVGVSVAAVSYALNGKKGISDETRERILDVVNNTNYTPNVNSRRLILQRSFNILLVIDSEDSPFNNFFYVEVINSIVEHCTAAGYNTVLVKLTDDFDSSILKNTLLQHNADGIIFLCDISDELRGNISKLGAPFVVVDSQRKEPPYPSVYADYSKASYCAVKYLIESGHKNVAMLDSGDVPEYFMCTLEGYKQALSESGIAFNSDWVKSGISAETDMQIFMEKITGKSDAPTAIFCSSDFVAINVMNYLQRRGYVLPDDFSVCSIDDIVLARYHFPALTTVKIDKVSMGKLAVEMLDKIINEEETKTSIAMPSCELIVRDSVKKIELQ